CGAACTGCAAACAGGAAACTACGAGGTCGTTGTCGTCTTCCCGGCAGGGTTCGGCGAGCAACTGGCCGGTTTCCGCGCCAGCATTCTGCACCACGGTGAGGGCGACAGTGCCGGCAGCCCTGTACGGATTCCCAAGATCGAGATCTTTCCGAACCTCGCCAAGGACTCTTCGCGGATTGCTTACCAATTAGTGTCCAACGTGCTGGATCGCTGGTGCGACCAATTGGGCGCGCGCAATCTTGCCGATAGCCGCATCGCGCCGGTCGCCGCGCGGCCGTTTGAATTGGCCACGCAAGATCTGGCCCACAGCGGTCAGCACGCGGCCGTGTTGTGGTCGAAGATTCTGCCGCTGGTTCTGGTGTTATGGGCGTTAACCGGTGCGTTCTGTCCGGCCATCGACCTGTGCGCCGGCGAGCGCGAGCGGGGCACGCTAGAGACTTTGCTTTGCAGCCCGGCCGAACGCTGCGAGATCGTGTGGGGCAAGCTGCTGACCGTCTCGTTGATCAGCATGGTGACCGCGATGGTGAACCTGGCGAGCATGGGGGTTACCGGATCGATCGTCTTGCGGCATTTCCCAGAGCTGGGCGCGCCGCCCGTGGCCACGTTCGCCTGGCTCCTGGTGGCGCTCGTGCCTATTTCGATACTGTTTGCCGCCTTGTGCCTGGCGCTGGCGGCATTTGCCCGCAGCACGAAGGAAGGGCATTACTACCTGATGCCCCTATTGCTGGTAACGATGCCGCTGTCGATCCTTTCGATGGCACCGCAAATTGGCCTCACCTTGGGGACCAGCCTGATCCCCGTGACGGGCATGATCTTGCTGCTGCGCGCCGCGCTCGAGGGTGAATATGCCGTGGCTTTGCTGTACAGCCCTGTTGTTGGCTCTGTCACGCTGGCTTGCTGCTGGTTGGCCATTCGCTGGGCGATCCGGCAGTTCAGCAGCGAATCGGTACTGTTTCGCGACGGCGAACGGTGGAATCTCTGGCTGTGGCTCAAACACGTGGTGCGCGAACGCGGGCCTCGGCCCAGCGTCGGCGGCGCGCTGTTTTGCGGTCTCGTAATTGTCACGCTCCGTTTCCTGCTCAGCTTCTGCCTCCCTGCGCCGGAGGGCTTGCGCGATTTGGAATGGCTGGCTGTCGCCACGCAGCTACTCGTCATAGCCTTGCCGGCGCTATTGCTGACCCGGCTGCTGGCACGC
The sequence above is drawn from the Pirellulales bacterium genome and encodes:
- a CDS encoding ABC transporter permease subunit/CPBP intramembrane protease → MNWSNVRLILQREIRDQLRDRRTLFMIAVLPVLLYPLLAMSFFQASQFLREQDVPVLVIGAPELADLPPLIEEGQFAAKLLPHRMLRLTSRPSQAASDTSAGDTATADPVAAARRELQTGNYEVVVVFPAGFGEQLAGFRASILHHGEGDSAGSPVRIPKIEIFPNLAKDSSRIAYQLVSNVLDRWCDQLGARNLADSRIAPVAARPFELATQDLAHSGQHAAVLWSKILPLVLVLWALTGAFCPAIDLCAGERERGTLETLLCSPAERCEIVWGKLLTVSLISMVTAMVNLASMGVTGSIVLRHFPELGAPPVATFAWLLVALVPISILFAALCLALAAFARSTKEGHYYLMPLLLVTMPLSILSMAPQIGLTLGTSLIPVTGMILLLRAALEGEYAVALLYSPVVGSVTLACCWLAIRWAIRQFSSESVLFRDGERWNLWLWLKHVVRERGPRPSVGGALFCGLVIVTLRFLLSFCLPAPEGLRDLEWLAVATQLLVIALPALLLTRLLARSPRETFSLRLPPLRMSLAAVMLAIVIHPAIDVLQAVIMRIYPLDDRLAVELSRMFSAGNDLGILLLVLCVLPALCEELAFRGFILSGLNSTGRTQMAIVVSSIFFAVTHAVLQQSLIAGALGIVLGYLAIQSGSILPGMLFHAVHNALGICLQQASTVAGSRWYWVQWSLRDVADEGFAYRWPLLVVSVLASGLILARLQRAARPAAPRFVAPVYQSLA